The following are encoded in a window of Pelecanus crispus isolate bPelCri1 chromosome 6, bPelCri1.pri, whole genome shotgun sequence genomic DNA:
- the CKB gene encoding creatine kinase B-type isoform X1 has translation MAQLNNQRLPPDEEYPDLSTHNNHMAKVLTLDLYKKLRDRVTPSGFTLDDVIQTGVDNPGHPFIMTVGCVAGDEESYDVFKELFDPVIEDRHGGYKPTDEHKTDLNAGNLQGGDDLDPNYVLSSRVRTGRSIRGFCLPPHCSRGERRAIEKLSVEALGSLEGDLKGKYYALRNMTDAEQQQLIDDHFLFDKPVSPLLLASGMARDWPDARGIWHNDNKTFLVWINEEDHLRVISMQKGGNMKEVFTRFCTGLTQIETLFKSKNYEFMWNPHLGYILTCPSNLGTGLRAGVHIKLPNLGKHEKFGEVLKRLRLQKRGTGGVDTAAVGGVFDVSNADRLGFSEVELVQMVVDGVKLLIEMEKRLEKGQSIDDLIPAQK, from the exons ATGGCCCAACTAAATAATCAGAGACTGCCTCCTGATGAGGAGTACCCGGACCTGAGCACCCACAACAACCACATGGCCAAAGTTCTAACCCTGGATTTATACAAGAAACTGAGAGACAGAGTCACGCCCAGTGGCTTCACCCTGGATGATGTCATTCAGACTGGGGTTGATAATCCTG GCCATCCCTTCATAATGACAGTAGGATGTGTAGCTGGTGATGAAGAATCCTATGATGTGTTTAAGGAACTCTTTGATCCAGTTATTGAAGACAGGCATGGTGGCTACAAACCAACTGATGAGCACAAGACTGACTTGAACGCTGGTAACCTGCAG GGAGGTGATGACCTGGATCCCAATTACGTGCTAAGTTCCCGTGTCAGAACTGGTAGAAGCATCCGTGGATTCTGTCTTCCCCCGCACTGTAGTCGAGGAGAGAGGCGGGCTATCGAAAAGCTTTCTGTTGAAG CTCTGGGTAGTCTGGAAGGTGATCTCAAGGGGAAGTACTATGCTCTGAGGAACATGActgatgcagagcagcagcagctgattgATGATCACTTCTTGTTTGACAAGccagtttctcctcttctgttgGCATCTGGGATGGCACGAGATTGGCCTGATGCCAGGGGTATCTG GCACAATGATAACAAGACCTTCCTTGTTTGGATCAATGAGGAGGATCACCTTAGAGTTATTTCCATGCAGAAAGGTGGCAACATGAAGGAAGTATTTACCCGCTTTTGTACTGGGCTAACACAG ATAGAAACTCTCTTCAAGTCCAAAAACTATGAGTTCATGTGGAATCCACACTTGGGCTACATCCTGACCTGCCCATCCAACCTTGGAACAGGGCTCCGTGCTGGTGTGCACATCAAGCTACCAAACCTTGGGAAACATGAGAAGTTTGGAGAAGTCCTTAAGAGGCTTCGGCTGCAGAAACGAGGCACAG GTGGTGTGGACACAGCTGCTGTTGGAGGGGTGTTTGATGTCTCCAATGCTGATCGTCTTGGCTTCTCCGAGGTGGAGCTGGTGCAGATGGTGGTGGATGGTGTGAAGCTGCtcattgaaatggaaaaacGCCTTGAAAAAGGCCAGTCCATTGATGACCTCATACCAGCTCAGAAATAA
- the CKB gene encoding creatine kinase B-type isoform X2 → MPFSNSHNLLKMKYSADDEFPDLSVHNNHMAKVLTLDLYKKLRDKQTSSGFTLDDVIQTGVDNPGHPFIMTVGCVAGDEESYDVFKELFDPVIEDRHGGYKPTDEHKTDLNAGNLQGGDDLDPNYVLSSRVRTGRSIRGFCLPPHCSRGERRAIEKLSVEALGSLEGDLKGKYYALRNMTDAEQQQLIDDHFLFDKPVSPLLLASGMARDWPDARGIWHNDNKTFLVWINEEDHLRVISMQKGGNMKEVFTRFCTGLTQIETLFKSKNYEFMWNPHLGYILTCPSNLGTGLRAGVHIKLPNLGKHEKFGEVLKRLRLQKRGTGGVDTAAVGGVFDVSNADRLGFSEVELVQMVVDGVKLLIEMEKRLEKGQSIDDLIPAQK, encoded by the exons ATGCCCTTCTCAAACAGCCACAACCTCCTGAAGATGAAGTACTCTGCCGATGACGAGTTCCCTGACCTGAGTGTTCACAACAATCACATGGCCAAGGTGCTGACCCTGGACCTGTACAAGAAGTTGAGGGATAAACAGACTTCCAGTGGATTTACGCTGGATGATGTCATCCAGACTGGGGTTGACAACCCAG GCCATCCCTTCATAATGACAGTAGGATGTGTAGCTGGTGATGAAGAATCCTATGATGTGTTTAAGGAACTCTTTGATCCAGTTATTGAAGACAGGCATGGTGGCTACAAACCAACTGATGAGCACAAGACTGACTTGAACGCTGGTAACCTGCAG GGAGGTGATGACCTGGATCCCAATTACGTGCTAAGTTCCCGTGTCAGAACTGGTAGAAGCATCCGTGGATTCTGTCTTCCCCCGCACTGTAGTCGAGGAGAGAGGCGGGCTATCGAAAAGCTTTCTGTTGAAG CTCTGGGTAGTCTGGAAGGTGATCTCAAGGGGAAGTACTATGCTCTGAGGAACATGActgatgcagagcagcagcagctgattgATGATCACTTCTTGTTTGACAAGccagtttctcctcttctgttgGCATCTGGGATGGCACGAGATTGGCCTGATGCCAGGGGTATCTG GCACAATGATAACAAGACCTTCCTTGTTTGGATCAATGAGGAGGATCACCTTAGAGTTATTTCCATGCAGAAAGGTGGCAACATGAAGGAAGTATTTACCCGCTTTTGTACTGGGCTAACACAG ATAGAAACTCTCTTCAAGTCCAAAAACTATGAGTTCATGTGGAATCCACACTTGGGCTACATCCTGACCTGCCCATCCAACCTTGGAACAGGGCTCCGTGCTGGTGTGCACATCAAGCTACCAAACCTTGGGAAACATGAGAAGTTTGGAGAAGTCCTTAAGAGGCTTCGGCTGCAGAAACGAGGCACAG GTGGTGTGGACACAGCTGCTGTTGGAGGGGTGTTTGATGTCTCCAATGCTGATCGTCTTGGCTTCTCCGAGGTGGAGCTGGTGCAGATGGTGGTGGATGGTGTGAAGCTGCtcattgaaatggaaaaacGCCTTGAAAAAGGCCAGTCCATTGATGACCTCATACCAGCTCAGAAATAA